The Candidatus Aramenus sp. CH1 genome has a window encoding:
- a CDS encoding glycosyltransferase, with the protein MLFELMELFYMIVSRHFLYWPVSFLFFFLTGSLVRRYYSRKYSPYKEGLSRKDVKVSVVIPEYKEEIDILERCIKSAVESNPDEVILVYEDNRPEVKALVKKYKIRGVDVTGKNLRKRGSLVVGWLMAKGDIIVQLDSDTVMSKQTLEEIVKPFADPKVVGVQGHPLLFRTGSKLAFALGQIIELSRDVVCRALNGNLVVIDGKIAAYRRSFLISIMKEFLYEKWGKMRIIGADDRALTFFANLKGYKTVYQSTAIVYSAAQPTLYKFLLQQMRWARSGYLYFLKDLKSGLFFMVTRRYRFQQITYLFGPLSLAIAITQTVLSNVQIVNQLGQFINQLAAINVPLLLYSVSVFLFGSLLTFRTSLFLLGVDLNEVRKISLAWFEYLIIPLLGLFLIFPLMLYSMITYNKINQWLTREMLDGVV; encoded by the coding sequence ATGTTATTTGAGTTAATGGAACTATTCTACATGATAGTATCTCGCCACTTCCTGTACTGGCCAGTCAGCTTCCTATTTTTCTTCCTCACCGGTTCCCTAGTTAGGAGGTACTACTCTAGAAAGTACTCCCCCTACAAGGAAGGGCTCAGCAGAAAGGACGTGAAGGTCAGCGTGGTGATCCCGGAGTACAAAGAAGAGATCGACATACTGGAGAGGTGCATAAAGAGCGCCGTTGAGAGTAATCCCGACGAGGTGATCTTGGTGTATGAGGACAACCGCCCCGAGGTCAAGGCACTAGTTAAGAAGTACAAGATAAGAGGCGTCGACGTCACGGGGAAGAACTTGCGGAAGAGGGGCTCCCTGGTGGTGGGGTGGCTGATGGCTAAGGGAGACATAATAGTGCAGTTGGACAGCGACACCGTAATGTCTAAGCAGACGCTGGAGGAGATAGTGAAGCCCTTCGCAGACCCAAAAGTTGTGGGAGTCCAGGGGCACCCTCTACTCTTCAGGACGGGGAGCAAGCTGGCCTTTGCCCTTGGACAAATAATAGAGCTGAGCAGGGACGTGGTCTGCAGGGCGCTCAACGGAAACCTAGTGGTAATAGACGGCAAGATCGCCGCCTACAGGAGAAGCTTCCTGATAAGCATAATGAAGGAGTTCCTCTACGAGAAGTGGGGCAAAATGAGGATTATAGGCGCCGACGACAGGGCACTTACTTTCTTCGCGAACTTGAAGGGCTACAAGACGGTTTACCAGTCCACCGCCATTGTGTACTCAGCTGCACAGCCGACGCTATATAAGTTCCTCCTACAGCAGATGAGGTGGGCGAGGTCTGGGTATTTGTACTTCTTGAAGGACCTCAAATCAGGGCTCTTCTTCATGGTCACTAGGAGGTACAGGTTCCAGCAGATAACCTACCTTTTCGGGCCTCTCTCCTTGGCTATAGCCATAACGCAGACTGTCCTCTCCAACGTACAGATAGTGAACCAACTAGGACAGTTCATCAATCAGCTGGCGGCAATCAACGTACCTCTACTGCTCTACTCGGTGTCAGTGTTCCTTTTCGGCTCTCTGCTAACCTTCAGGACGAGCTTGTTCCTCTTGGGCGTCGACTTAAACGAGGTGAGAAAGATTTCCCTTGCGTGGTTTGAGTACTTGATAATACCCCTCCTTGGCCTGTTCTTGATATTCCCCCTGATGTTGTACTCCATGATAACCTACAACAAGATCAACCAGTGGCTGACGAGGGAAATGCTTGATGGGGTGGTTTAG
- a CDS encoding vitamin K epoxide reductase family protein, translated as MGRLLDAFFLALCVAGVCISAYLTHETLSSSQLLGFCDVNSYVSCSAVVSSPFSRLFGVPVALLGLSWFSLMLVLWVAKRDWLVYPWLVGIFFVAYLVFTEVYFIHAICLLCSTAHAIALAMGYFVFKYSEEGAKRG; from the coding sequence ATGGGAAGGCTACTCGACGCGTTTTTCCTGGCGCTGTGCGTTGCTGGGGTCTGCATCTCGGCCTACTTGACCCACGAGACCCTCTCCTCTAGCCAACTACTCGGCTTCTGCGACGTCAACTCGTACGTCAGTTGTTCGGCAGTTGTATCGAGTCCTTTCTCAAGGCTGTTCGGCGTGCCAGTAGCGCTCCTGGGACTATCGTGGTTCTCCCTCATGTTAGTGCTCTGGGTCGCGAAGAGGGACTGGTTGGTCTACCCTTGGTTGGTGGGCATCTTCTTCGTGGCTTACCTCGTCTTCACGGAGGTTTACTTCATCCACGCCATCTGCCTACTATGCAGCACTGCACACGCCATAGCCCTCGCCATGGGTTACTTCGTCTTCAAGTACTCTGAGGAGGGGGCAAAGAGAGGATAG
- a CDS encoding EamA family transporter gives MYTSLLGRRGVEEPLHATSSIYLASSVFALPLFVVEGFGELDVTSVLSLLGLIALPTLLGHTSVVVASGHVKPHVIETIGLLEPVVVASALAFLLLGQVPSLYQLIGGGIVVMSVAVVVVEGRK, from the coding sequence TTGTACACCTCGCTCTTGGGCAGGAGGGGAGTAGAAGAACCCCTGCACGCCACCTCATCCATATACTTGGCCTCCTCCGTCTTCGCTCTTCCCCTATTCGTGGTGGAGGGCTTCGGCGAACTGGACGTCACCTCTGTCCTCTCCCTCCTTGGGTTGATCGCACTGCCCACCCTGTTAGGCCACACGTCCGTGGTAGTTGCCTCAGGCCACGTAAAGCCACACGTAATTGAGACCATAGGCCTTCTGGAACCAGTGGTAGTAGCTTCTGCCTTGGCGTTCCTCTTGCTGGGCCAGGTGCCGTCCTTGTATCAGTTAATAGGAGGAGGGATAGTGGTGATGTCGGTGGCCGTGGTCGTCGTGGAAGGTCGGAAGTGA
- a CDS encoding transposase, producing the protein MWSLGVSTVYLGYPYFIAQDKGNKLTVNIWSYRKFGAIVNKFHEYGIKTFLVVEYNTSRLCAYRGVKVDRNPKGCR; encoded by the coding sequence TTGTGGTCTCTTGGCGTCTCCACAGTTTACTTGGGCTATCCCTATTTTATCGCTCAGGATAAGGGTAACAAGCTCACTGTGAACATTTGGTCTTATCGCAAGTTTGGCGCTATAGTGAACAAATTCCACGAGTACGGCATAAAGACGTTTCTAGTCGTTGAGTACAATACTTCACGGCTCTGTGCTTATCGCGGCGTTAAGGTTGACAGAAATCCCAAGGGGTGTCGATAG
- a CDS encoding TenA family transcriptional regulator, with protein MLSEIREKLREVNERVLNHQFVKLAEEGRLPLEKVELFYSQQWYIVNYDVRSLAVMFSRAREQDELDFFMGIIQGDYRGLQVLRRVARNDVPPISSVVAYTHYMSWLANYANPGEQVLALVVNLPVWSENCRRLAKALKGRANTEFLELFADVKVDEGTAEGIISRYQGRYLEVARTIQAYELSFWDGLLGDGAQLPP; from the coding sequence ATGCTATCCGAGATCAGGGAGAAGCTCAGGGAAGTAAACGAGAGGGTCCTAAACCACCAGTTCGTGAAGCTGGCTGAAGAGGGGAGACTGCCCCTGGAGAAGGTGGAGCTCTTCTACTCCCAACAGTGGTACATAGTCAACTACGACGTCAGATCCCTGGCTGTTATGTTCAGCAGAGCGAGGGAGCAGGACGAGCTGGACTTCTTCATGGGGATAATCCAGGGGGACTACCGGGGACTCCAAGTGCTGAGGAGAGTTGCGAGGAATGACGTACCTCCAATCTCCAGCGTAGTAGCTTACACCCACTACATGTCTTGGCTGGCCAACTACGCGAACCCTGGGGAGCAAGTCCTGGCTCTCGTGGTCAACTTGCCGGTCTGGAGCGAGAACTGCAGGAGGCTGGCTAAGGCGTTAAAGGGGAGGGCTAACACGGAGTTCCTTGAGCTCTTCGCGGACGTAAAGGTGGACGAGGGGACGGCGGAGGGAATAATCTCTAGGTACCAAGGGAGGTACTTGGAGGTAGCTAGGACGATCCAAGCCTACGAGCTGTCCTTCTGGGACGGACTGTTGGGAGATGGGGCACAGCTACCTCCCTAG
- a CDS encoding AMP-binding protein, translated as MKVELFSLERIRRLSQEANDNPERFWAERSKYLDWFKRPMSVVKGKPPNDKWFVGGLVNVSYNAVDRQFKRQPDSVAFYWTNERGETKAVSYRDLFCEVNRAAHVLREMGVRRGDAVSLLMPSIPEAVYFSLAVHRLGGVLVVHYLGLSEDTLAYRLNDCGSRMAVVASSTVRNGKEVNVKRAFDNVLEKFKTPVEKVLVIKRGDVDVNSRDVVYDDVKPRGRVFVEPEAVEANEPATIYYTSGTTGRPKGLYHTNGGYVVALNWAFDALLGPRRGDVWWTISELGWPVWPMANLYTVPVMGLTGVLFEGYVGHKPDAFSRVVERFGVSLVWSSTTTLYTLKSLGDESVTSGDVSSLRVILNTGEPLNPGARKWLRERLSDVYIADAYWMTEHLLPIAATPAGLGEVPYKEGSAGVAFPGSRFAVVDDDGNPLPPGRKGYIVLSSTNPAMAKMVNDPGGERMLKTYWSRFPGYFYTGDYGYVDEDGYLYVVGRADDVITKEGERIGTMEIESVAVSHPSVAEASAVGYVDEQGVSRVLVIAVPRAGLERSKGLEQEIKEYLRNAGIKVDYVVLVSRLPKTKSGKIMRRLIRAVVKDKDVGDVSTLDSPEVLGELREALSRLGQ; from the coding sequence ATGAAGGTAGAGCTGTTTTCCCTAGAGAGGATAAGGAGACTCTCCCAGGAGGCAAACGACAACCCAGAGCGGTTCTGGGCGGAGAGGAGCAAGTACCTCGACTGGTTCAAGAGGCCGATGTCCGTGGTCAAGGGGAAGCCTCCCAACGACAAGTGGTTCGTAGGGGGGCTCGTCAACGTCTCCTACAACGCTGTGGACAGGCAATTCAAGAGGCAACCGGACAGCGTTGCATTCTACTGGACAAACGAGAGGGGAGAGACCAAGGCGGTCTCGTACAGGGACCTATTCTGCGAGGTGAACAGGGCGGCCCACGTACTCAGGGAGATGGGGGTGAGGAGAGGGGACGCTGTCTCTCTTCTCATGCCCAGCATACCTGAGGCCGTTTACTTCTCCCTGGCCGTGCACAGGCTGGGGGGAGTGCTTGTAGTGCACTACTTGGGCCTCAGCGAGGACACGCTGGCGTACAGGCTAAACGACTGCGGTTCCAGGATGGCAGTGGTCGCGTCGTCCACAGTGAGGAACGGGAAGGAGGTAAACGTGAAGAGGGCCTTCGACAACGTCCTGGAGAAGTTCAAAACGCCCGTCGAGAAGGTGCTCGTGATTAAGAGGGGTGACGTCGACGTGAACAGCAGGGACGTGGTCTACGACGACGTGAAGCCTAGGGGGAGGGTGTTCGTGGAGCCTGAGGCGGTGGAGGCAAATGAGCCGGCCACCATCTACTACACCTCTGGGACGACGGGGAGGCCAAAGGGCCTCTACCACACCAACGGCGGTTACGTGGTGGCGCTGAACTGGGCCTTCGACGCCCTCCTAGGGCCAAGGAGAGGGGACGTGTGGTGGACCATCTCGGAGCTCGGCTGGCCGGTCTGGCCAATGGCCAACCTCTACACAGTCCCAGTCATGGGGCTCACCGGAGTGCTCTTCGAGGGCTACGTGGGCCACAAACCAGACGCGTTCTCGAGGGTGGTGGAGAGGTTCGGGGTGAGCCTCGTGTGGAGCTCTACCACGACACTCTACACACTGAAGAGCCTCGGCGACGAGTCCGTGACCTCAGGGGACGTGTCCAGCCTGAGGGTGATCCTCAACACAGGGGAGCCACTGAACCCGGGGGCCAGGAAGTGGCTGAGGGAGAGGCTGAGCGACGTCTACATAGCCGACGCCTACTGGATGACCGAGCACCTCCTGCCCATAGCCGCGACCCCTGCTGGGCTCGGTGAGGTGCCGTACAAGGAGGGCTCCGCTGGGGTTGCGTTCCCCGGCTCAAGGTTTGCTGTGGTTGACGACGACGGGAACCCACTACCACCCGGGAGGAAGGGTTACATAGTGCTCAGCTCCACCAACCCGGCAATGGCAAAGATGGTGAACGACCCAGGGGGAGAGAGGATGCTCAAGACATACTGGTCTAGATTCCCTGGGTACTTCTACACCGGGGACTACGGCTACGTGGACGAGGACGGCTACCTCTACGTAGTGGGCAGGGCAGACGACGTGATCACCAAGGAGGGGGAGAGGATAGGCACCATGGAGATAGAGAGCGTCGCGGTCAGCCACCCCTCCGTGGCAGAGGCGTCCGCTGTGGGCTATGTGGACGAGCAGGGGGTCTCCAGGGTGCTGGTAATAGCGGTTCCGAGGGCTGGACTGGAGAGGAGCAAGGGCCTAGAACAGGAGATAAAGGAGTACTTGAGGAACGCGGGGATAAAGGTGGACTACGTGGTGCTGGTGTCGAGGCTACCCAAGACCAAGAGCGGTAAGATAATGAGGAGGCTCATAAGGGCAGTGGTGAAGGACAAGGACGTGGGCGACGTCTCCACCCTCGACAGCCCCGAGGTGCTGGGCGAGCTGAGGGAGGCCCTCTCAAGGCTGGGGCAGTGA